A section of the Oryza sativa Japonica Group chromosome 1, ASM3414082v1 genome encodes:
- the RTFL3 gene encoding small polypeptide ROTUNDIFOLIA LIKE 3, with protein MEDERWKLSSSKGRSKSGRSCSSSSNYYYHSSDFNSSNATTLSRSYSASVTASRHATTAWSAAGAGGGGASSSSSSQHQHQQQQQQSNNSQRLSKKCVEAVKEHRARFYIVRRCVSMLVCWRDY; from the coding sequence ATGGAGGACGAGAGGTGGAAGCTGTCGAGCAGCAAGGGGAGGAGCAAATCGGGCAGatcctgcagcagcagcagcaactacTACTACCACTCCTCCGATTTCAACAGCAGCAACGCCACCACGCTCAGCCGGAGCTACTCCGCCAGCGTCACCGCCAGCAGGCACGCTACCACCGCTtggtccgccgccggcgccggtggtggtggcgccagcagcagcagcagctcgcagcatcagcatcagcagcagcagcagcagagcaacAATTCGCAGCGGCTGTCGAAGAAGTGCGTGGAGGCGGTGAAGGAGCATCGCGCGAGGTTCTACATCGTCCGCCGCTGCGTCTCCATGCTCGTCTGCTGGCGAGACTACTAG